A genomic window from Silene latifolia isolate original U9 population chromosome Y, ASM4854445v1, whole genome shotgun sequence includes:
- the LOC141627868 gene encoding uncharacterized protein LOC141627868, which produces MVGVTPTVSSFLIACSMIPTESEENYKWLLKKLADNLDVTEASPCVFVTDRELGLINTLGAVFPGVDHLLCRWHVNKAINGKALEFYRTNSMKSFIITNPEDGWNKVINALTEQAFRHAWVCFSRKRRRMSDYIQRAWGEHAGKFILCYTNEVLHLGNTATSRVESAHSLLKA; this is translated from the coding sequence ATGGTTGGTGTCACACCCACAGTATCATCCTTCTTAATTGCATGTTCGATGATTCCTACCGAGTCTGAGGAGAATTACAAGTGGCTGTTGAAAAAGTTAGCTGACAATTTAGATGTCACGGAAGCGTCCCCTTGTGTTTTTGTCACCGACCGGGAATTGGGTTTGATCAACACTCTTGGGGCAGTATTTCCCGGGGTTGATCATTTGTTGTGTCGATGGCACGTGAACAAAGCCATCAATGGTAAAGCCTTGGAATTCTACCGTACTAATAGTATGAAGTCATTTATCATCACAAATCCAGAAGACGGTTGGAATAAGGTGATCAATGCACTTACCGAGCAAGCGTTTCGGCACGCTTGGGTGTGTTTCAGTCGTAAGCGGAGACGTATGTCCGATTATATACAGAGAGCTTGGGGTGAACACGCAGGGAAGTTTATTTTATGCTATACAAACGAGGTCTTACATCTTGGTAACACGGCAACTTCCCGTGTTGAGTCAGCACATTCTCTATTAAAGGCTTAG